A region from the Arachis ipaensis cultivar K30076 chromosome B01, Araip1.1, whole genome shotgun sequence genome encodes:
- the LOC107615278 gene encoding uncharacterized protein LOC107615278: MSTVRVLLAIAASKNWHLHQLDVTAILVYVDDLVLAGGDLSKIEAVKRFLDSKFKIKDLGILKFFIGIEVARSKIGIALYQRKYALDLINDCGLLGAKPATTPMDYTTSLSKNFGSPLPDAALYRRLIGRLLYLTNTRPDLSYPVGCLTQFMDCPTDVYLKTVYRVIRYLK, translated from the coding sequence ATGAGCACAGTGAGAGTTCTCTTAGCAATTGCAGCATCAAAGAATTGGCATCTTCATCAACTTGATGTCACTGCTATTTTGGTCTATGTCGATGATCTTGTGTTAGCTGGTGGTGATCTCTCGAAAATTGAAGCTGTCAAACGCTTCTTGGATAGCAAATTCAAGATAAAGGATCTTGGTATTTTAAAATTCTTCATTGGCATAGAAGTAGCAAGAAGTAAAATAGGGATTGCTCTTTATCAAAGAAAATACGCTTTAGATTTGATTAATGATTGTGGGTTACTTGGAGCCAAACCTGCCACTACACCCATGGATTATACTACATCTTTGTCAAAAAATTTTGGCTCTCCTCTACCTGATGCTGCTCTTTATAGAAGGCTGATTGGTCGCCTTCTTTATCTCACCAATACCAGACCCGACCTGAGCTACCCTGTAGGTTGTCTTACTCAATTCATGGATTGTCCCACTGATGTTTATCTCAAGACAGTTTATAGAGTGATTCGATACTTGAAATAG
- the LOC107640312 gene encoding uncharacterized protein LOC107640312, whose amino-acid sequence MSAIVCGKRSAIFEDLPSASASSSSSSPPVSKRIRFSSSSPVRRHSFLLDHLVAFFPDMDKQLLEKALEECGNDLDSAIRSLNDLRLGGFHDNSIDSAPAVGSHVPIDPTAHLLPQGEPKCEAEVAACEEPVPGQDYPLNGAEWVELFVKEMMNASNMDDAKARASRVLEALEKSIFTRVNAETGQSFHQEKLVLKEQMEALIQENIVLKRAICIQHERQKEYEDRNQELQQLKQLVSQYQEQLRTLEVNNYALTMHLKQAEQSSSIPGRFHPDVF is encoded by the exons ATGTCTGCCATCGTGTGCGGCAAGAGATCCGCCATATTCGAAGACCTTCCTTCTGCTtctgcctcttcttcttcctcctcccctCCCGTCTCCAAGAGGATCCGCTTCTCCTCCTCTTCCCCCGTTCGCAGGCACTCCTTCCTCCTCGATCATCTCGTCGCTTTCTTCCCTGACATGGACAAGCAG CTACTGGAGAAGGCACTCGAAGAATGCGGGAATGATCTCGATTCTGCCATCAGGAGCTTGAACGACCTTCGCCTCGGAGGATTTCACGATAACTCCATTGATTCTGCTCCTGCCGTTGGCTCCCATGTACCGATAGATCCAACTGCTCACCTTCTTCCCCAAG GTGAACCGAAATGTGAGGCAGAAGTTGCAGCTTGTGAGGAACCAGTCCCCGGACAAGATTATCCTTTAAATGGTGCCGAATGGGTGGAGCTTTTTGTTAAAGAAATGATGAATGCCTCAAACATGGATGATGCCAAAGCTCGAGCTTCAAGAGTGCTAGAGGCTTTGGAGAAATCCATTTTCACTCGAGTAAATGCAGAAACAGGGCAGAGCTTTCACCAG GAAAAGTTGGTGCTAAAGGAACAAATGGAGGCCCTTATTCAAGAAAATATAGTTCTAAAGCGAGCAATCTGTATTCAGCATGAACGCCAGAAAGAGTACGAAGACAGGAATCAAGAGTTGCAGCAGTTGAAACAATTAGTATCCCAATACCAGGAACAGCTAAGAACTCTAGAGGTGAACAATTATGCATTGACAATGCATTTAAAGCAAGCAGAACAAAGCAGTTCCATACCTGGGCGTTTCCATCCGGACGTGTTCTAG